A genomic stretch from Mastacembelus armatus chromosome 12, fMasArm1.2, whole genome shotgun sequence includes:
- the ehmt1b gene encoding histone-lysine N-methyltransferase EHMT1 isoform X2: MASVGTEPAGLVKGSVDKGASLKKEGLDQASNDEEKSDGDTEAAGRMASSPATMLNGTECDSTRHKSPTHGSPVGAMKTSLIANENGMPDMEPPHGSVTGSNGFILTKQQQQQQDGSAAMAGLGVSPHRTNRLPSGSPTGGHGDKPVPTLASGHAQSSGAFRTDSSTGTSSGQGTSGTKNGTVPSPALVPAPVTIHRARKTMSRPAVSPAQKLLNRELREAKSAKMETMEINVASDAQKSSQQASSQNHLPQSPLDTPASEGSASPAPPQTPAPLASAAQPTPPVSAPAKLLLGSYSGGLSSRKKKRRMGTYSLVPKKKTKVLKQRTVLEMFKELQQSAKSPQTKDVANINGEKAENASEEDESEEVESEEEERQQPAEEPVSVVQEATPEPISQVGDEQESEESGEEEGEEEGTESDLSTESSLKKKLKKKTKGDSAWLRPSRKRKRRLKAKDLEVVVQPQASAQALAADGKEYTQISPPESVNLNKPLEPTDPSLSKGISGTAVEEAQELPLCSCRMETPKSREILILADRKCMATESVDGQLTRCQGAVLKHEMMRPSNSVQLLVLCEDHRNGMVKHQCCPGCGFFCRAGTFMECQPDISISHRFHRACASVLKGQSFCPHCGEEASKAKEVTIAKADTTSTVPPTLAHGPATPGTLEGRADTTTGSFVRPAVGTDISGRADSSLSVHSAHGLDISVLPGSSRTTILQAGSGTTAPSTILPAPPRETLESILVALDTEKPKKLRFHPKQLYLSAKQGELKRVLLMLVDGTDPNFKMESQNKRTPLHAAAEGGHKDICHMLVQAGANLDMCDEDQRTPLMEACENNHMETVLYLLRAGASATHKDVEGFTCLHLAAKSGHYSIVEHLLSTGLININCQDDGGWTAMIWATEYKHVDQVKLLLSKGADISIRDKEENICLHWAAFSGSVEIAELLLNAHSNLQAVNIHGDSPLHIAARENRLDCVTLLLSRGADVFLKNREGETPPDCCNHNSKAWAVLQANRREREAKNIRLGRAEEKVLHSDIALGQERVPIPCVNSVDSEPYPDDYKYIPENCVTSPMNIDRNITHLQYCVCKEDCSASICMCGQLSLRCWYDKGGRLLPEFCREEPPLIFECNHACSCWRTCKNRVVQNGLRTRLQLFRTSKKGWGVRALQDIPQGTFICEYVGEIISEAEADMRQNDAYLFSLEDKLEPFSYFPSQPQDLYCIDARFYGNISRFLNHMCEPNLFACRVFTTHQDLRFPHIAFFASENIKAGEELGFNYGDHFWEVKSKLFSCECGSSKCKYSSAAMTSLQADSTPEDQQQPSASPDTSSSNSPSSPS; the protein is encoded by the exons CCTGCTGGTCTTGTCAAGGGCAGCGTGGATAAGGGTGCATCTCTAAAGAAAGAGGGACTTGACCAAGCAAGCAATGATGAGGAGAAATCAG ATGGAGACACAGAGGCAGCAGGAAGAATGGCTTCTTCCCCTGCAACAATGCTCAATGGCACTGAATGTGACAGCACGAGGCACAAGAGCCCGACACACGGCTCACCAGTCGGAGCTATGAAGACTTCACTCATTGCAAATGAAAATGGCATGCCAGACATGGAGCCACCGCATGGTTCTGTTACTGGAAGCAATGGATTCATTCTTActaagcagcagcaacagcagcaggatggcTCTGCAGCAATGGCAGGTCTGGGAGTTTCTCCTCATAGGACTAATCGGTTGCCTTCGGGCTCACCGACGGGGGGACATGGGGATAAACCTGTGCCGACCTTGGCATCAGGGCATGCCCAGAGCTCAGGTGCATTTAGGACTGACTCTAGTACAGGGACTTCATCTGGACAGGGGACATCAGGCACTAAAAATGGAACCGTGCCATCTCCTGCCCTGGTTCCAGCACCTGTCACAATACACAGAGCACGCAAGACTATGTCCAGACCTGCTGTCAGCCCGGCACAAAAG CTTCTTAACAGGGAATTAAGAGAAGCAAAGAGTGCCAAAATGGAAACAATGGAGATCAATGTTGCATCTGACGCACAGAAGTCCTCACAGCAGGCCTCCTCTCAGAACCATCTACCTCAGAGCCCACTGGACACGCCAGCTTCAGAAGGATCAGCTTCACCAGCACCGCCGCAAACTCCAGCTCCTCTAGCATCTGCAGCTCAACCAACTCCTCCTGTTTCAGCCCCAGCCAAGCTCCTACTAG GCTCTTACTCAGGAGGACTGTCATCCcgaaaaaagaagaggaggatgggaACGTACAGTCTAGTTCccaagaagaaaaccaaagtgcTTAAACAGAGAACTGTGCTGGAAATGTTTAAGGAACTACAACAGTCCGCCAAAAGCCCCCAG ACTAAAGACGTAGCAAATATAAATGGGGAGAAGGCTGAAAATGCATCAGAGGAAGACGAGTCAGAGGAGGTGGAGTCTGAGGAAGAGGAACGACAGCAGCCAGCAGAAGAACCTGTCAGTGTTGTTCAGGAAGCAACACCTGAACCCATCTCCCAG GTGGGAGATGAGCAGGAGTCTGAAGAGtctggagaagaagaaggagaggaggagggcacAGAGTCTGACTTG AGCACAGAGTCTAGTCTGAAGAAGaagttgaaaaagaaaacaaaaggagacAGCGCGTGGCTCAGGCCATCCAGGAAACGAAAGAGGAGATTAAAGGCTAAAG acttggaggtggtGGTTCAGCCTCAAGCTTCAGCTCAGGCCCTTGCAGCCGATGGGAAGGAGTACACACAAATTTCCCCACCTGAGTCTGTCAACCTCAACAAGCCCCTAGAGCCCACAGATCCCTCTCTGAGCAAAG GCATTTCAGGGACAGCAGTGGAGGAGGCTCAGGAGcttcctctctgcagctgcCGAATGGAGACGCCCAAGAGCCGAGAGATTCTCATCCTGGCAGACAGGAAATGTATGGCCACAGAGAGCGTTGATGGACAGCTGACTCGCTGCCAGGGGGCTGTACTGAAACATGAAATGATGCGTCCCTCTAACTCTGTTCAGCTGCTGGTTCTGTGCGAGGACCACCGCAATGGCATGGTGAAGCACCAGTGCTGCCCTGGCTGTGGCTTCTTCTGCAGAGCC gggACTTTTATGGAATGCCAACCAGACATCAGCATCTCTCATCGTTTCCATCGAGCTTGTGCCTCGGTGCTGAAAGGTCAAAGCTTCTGTCCCCACTGTGGAGAAGAGGCCAGCAAGGCCAAGGAGGTCACCATTGCCAAGGCTGACACCACCTCCACTGTTCCTCCCACGCTTGCACATGGACCTGCCACACCTGGGACCCTTGAGGGCCGGGCAGACACCACCACTGGCAG CTTTGTTCGCCCGGCTGTGGGAACAGACATCAGTGGCAGGGCTGACAGCTCGCTGTCAGTTCATTCTGCACATGGACTTGACATCTCGGTTCTTCCTGGGTCATCCAGAACCACAATACTACAGGCTGGGTCCGGAACAACAGCCCCATCTACAATTCTCCCAGCACCACCTAGAGAGACACTTGAGAGCATACTGGTTGCTCTCGACACAGAGAA GCCCAAGAAGCTGCGTTTTCACCCCAAGCAACTTTACCTCTCAGCCAAACAAGGAGAACTCAAAAGGGTGTTGCTCATGTTGG TGGACGGCACTGACCCTAACTTCAAAATGGAATCTCAGAACAAACGCACCCCTCTCCACGCTGCCGCTGAAGGAGGACACAAAGACATTTGTCACATGCTCGTACAA GCTGGTGCAAACCTGGACATGTGTGATGAAGATCAGCGGACGCCATTGATGGAGGCCTGTGAGAACAACCACATGGAGACGGTACTGTACCTGCTGAGAGCTGGAGCCAGTGCCACGCACAAG GATGTTGAAGGGTTTACATGTCTCCACCTAGCGGCAAAGTCTGGTCATTACAGCATTGTCGAGCATCTCTTGTCTACAGGACTGATCAACATCAACTGTCAG GATGATGGTGGTTGGACAGCCATGATCTGGGCTACAGAGTACAAACATGTGGACCAGGTGAAGCTGCTTCTGTCCAAAGGAGCTGACATAAGCATCAGAGATAAG GAAGAGAACATCTGCCTCCATTGGGCAGCTTTCTCAGGCAGTGTGGAGAttgctgagctgctgctgaatgCCCACAGTAATCTGCAAGCTGTCAACATCCATGGAGACTCTCCTCTACACATCGCTGCTCGGGAGAATCGCCTAGATTGTGTCAC gcttctcctgTCTCGAGGAGCAGATGTGTTCCTCAAGAACCGCGAGGGAGAAACTCCTCCAGACTGCTGCAACCACAATTCCAAGGCCTGGGCAGTGCTGCAGGCCAacaggagggagagggaagCCAAGAACATCAGACTCGGTCGAGCAGAGGAAAAAGTCCTTCACAG TGATATAGCTCTGGGCCAAGAGAGAGTTCCCATCCCCTGTGTCAACTCTGTGGACAGTGAACCTTACCCAGACGACTACAAATACATCCCCGAAAACTGTGTCACTTCCCCCATGAATATTGACAGAAACATAACTCACTTACAG TACTGTGTTTGTAAGGAAGACTGTTCGGCAAGTATCTGCATGTGTGGACAACTCAGTCTGCGCTGTTGGTATGACAAG GGTGGTCGTCTTCTTCCTGAATTCTGCCGTGAGGAGCCTCCCCTCATCTTTGAGTGCAACCATGCGTGCTCCTGTTGGAGGACCTGCAAGAACCGCGTAGTGCAAAATGGACTCAG GACCAGGCTTCAGCTCTTCAGGACCAGTAAGAAGGGTTGGGGTGTTCGGGCACTGCAAGACATACCGCAGGGGACCTTTATATGCGA GTATGTAGGTGAGATCATCTCTGAAGCAGAAGCAGACATGAGGCAAAACGATGCTTACTTGTTCAGTCTGGAAGATAAG ttagaGCCTTTCTCTTATTTTCCCTCCCAGCCACAAGACTTATATTGCATCGATGCCCGTTTCTATGGAAACATCAGCCGCTTTCTCAATCACATGTGTGAGCCCAACTTGTTTGCCTGTCGAGTGTTCACAACGCACCAGGACCTTCGTTTCCCACACATTGCCTTCTTTGCCAGTGAAAACATAAAGGCTGGAGAGGAGCTCGG ATTTAACTATGGTGACCACTTCTGGGAAGTCAAAAGCAAACTGTTCAGCTGCGAATGTGGTTCTTCCAAATGCAAGTACTCATCAGCAGCCATGACATCACTGCAGGCCGACAGCACACCAGAGGACCAGCAGCAGCCCAGTGCGTCGCCTGACACCAGCTCTTCCAACAGTCCCTCCAGTCCTTCATAA
- the ehmt1b gene encoding histone-lysine N-methyltransferase EHMT1 isoform X1, whose translation MEAMRREQPAGLVKGSVDKGASLKKEGLDQASNDEEKSDGDTEAAGRMASSPATMLNGTECDSTRHKSPTHGSPVGAMKTSLIANENGMPDMEPPHGSVTGSNGFILTKQQQQQQDGSAAMAGLGVSPHRTNRLPSGSPTGGHGDKPVPTLASGHAQSSGAFRTDSSTGTSSGQGTSGTKNGTVPSPALVPAPVTIHRARKTMSRPAVSPAQKLLNRELREAKSAKMETMEINVASDAQKSSQQASSQNHLPQSPLDTPASEGSASPAPPQTPAPLASAAQPTPPVSAPAKLLLGSYSGGLSSRKKKRRMGTYSLVPKKKTKVLKQRTVLEMFKELQQSAKSPQTKDVANINGEKAENASEEDESEEVESEEEERQQPAEEPVSVVQEATPEPISQVGDEQESEESGEEEGEEEGTESDLSTESSLKKKLKKKTKGDSAWLRPSRKRKRRLKAKDLEVVVQPQASAQALAADGKEYTQISPPESVNLNKPLEPTDPSLSKGISGTAVEEAQELPLCSCRMETPKSREILILADRKCMATESVDGQLTRCQGAVLKHEMMRPSNSVQLLVLCEDHRNGMVKHQCCPGCGFFCRAGTFMECQPDISISHRFHRACASVLKGQSFCPHCGEEASKAKEVTIAKADTTSTVPPTLAHGPATPGTLEGRADTTTGSFVRPAVGTDISGRADSSLSVHSAHGLDISVLPGSSRTTILQAGSGTTAPSTILPAPPRETLESILVALDTEKPKKLRFHPKQLYLSAKQGELKRVLLMLVDGTDPNFKMESQNKRTPLHAAAEGGHKDICHMLVQAGANLDMCDEDQRTPLMEACENNHMETVLYLLRAGASATHKDVEGFTCLHLAAKSGHYSIVEHLLSTGLININCQDDGGWTAMIWATEYKHVDQVKLLLSKGADISIRDKEENICLHWAAFSGSVEIAELLLNAHSNLQAVNIHGDSPLHIAARENRLDCVTLLLSRGADVFLKNREGETPPDCCNHNSKAWAVLQANRREREAKNIRLGRAEEKVLHSDIALGQERVPIPCVNSVDSEPYPDDYKYIPENCVTSPMNIDRNITHLQYCVCKEDCSASICMCGQLSLRCWYDKGGRLLPEFCREEPPLIFECNHACSCWRTCKNRVVQNGLRTRLQLFRTSKKGWGVRALQDIPQGTFICEYVGEIISEAEADMRQNDAYLFSLEDKLEPFSYFPSQPQDLYCIDARFYGNISRFLNHMCEPNLFACRVFTTHQDLRFPHIAFFASENIKAGEELGFNYGDHFWEVKSKLFSCECGSSKCKYSSAAMTSLQADSTPEDQQQPSASPDTSSSNSPSSPS comes from the exons CCTGCTGGTCTTGTCAAGGGCAGCGTGGATAAGGGTGCATCTCTAAAGAAAGAGGGACTTGACCAAGCAAGCAATGATGAGGAGAAATCAG ATGGAGACACAGAGGCAGCAGGAAGAATGGCTTCTTCCCCTGCAACAATGCTCAATGGCACTGAATGTGACAGCACGAGGCACAAGAGCCCGACACACGGCTCACCAGTCGGAGCTATGAAGACTTCACTCATTGCAAATGAAAATGGCATGCCAGACATGGAGCCACCGCATGGTTCTGTTACTGGAAGCAATGGATTCATTCTTActaagcagcagcaacagcagcaggatggcTCTGCAGCAATGGCAGGTCTGGGAGTTTCTCCTCATAGGACTAATCGGTTGCCTTCGGGCTCACCGACGGGGGGACATGGGGATAAACCTGTGCCGACCTTGGCATCAGGGCATGCCCAGAGCTCAGGTGCATTTAGGACTGACTCTAGTACAGGGACTTCATCTGGACAGGGGACATCAGGCACTAAAAATGGAACCGTGCCATCTCCTGCCCTGGTTCCAGCACCTGTCACAATACACAGAGCACGCAAGACTATGTCCAGACCTGCTGTCAGCCCGGCACAAAAG CTTCTTAACAGGGAATTAAGAGAAGCAAAGAGTGCCAAAATGGAAACAATGGAGATCAATGTTGCATCTGACGCACAGAAGTCCTCACAGCAGGCCTCCTCTCAGAACCATCTACCTCAGAGCCCACTGGACACGCCAGCTTCAGAAGGATCAGCTTCACCAGCACCGCCGCAAACTCCAGCTCCTCTAGCATCTGCAGCTCAACCAACTCCTCCTGTTTCAGCCCCAGCCAAGCTCCTACTAG GCTCTTACTCAGGAGGACTGTCATCCcgaaaaaagaagaggaggatgggaACGTACAGTCTAGTTCccaagaagaaaaccaaagtgcTTAAACAGAGAACTGTGCTGGAAATGTTTAAGGAACTACAACAGTCCGCCAAAAGCCCCCAG ACTAAAGACGTAGCAAATATAAATGGGGAGAAGGCTGAAAATGCATCAGAGGAAGACGAGTCAGAGGAGGTGGAGTCTGAGGAAGAGGAACGACAGCAGCCAGCAGAAGAACCTGTCAGTGTTGTTCAGGAAGCAACACCTGAACCCATCTCCCAG GTGGGAGATGAGCAGGAGTCTGAAGAGtctggagaagaagaaggagaggaggagggcacAGAGTCTGACTTG AGCACAGAGTCTAGTCTGAAGAAGaagttgaaaaagaaaacaaaaggagacAGCGCGTGGCTCAGGCCATCCAGGAAACGAAAGAGGAGATTAAAGGCTAAAG acttggaggtggtGGTTCAGCCTCAAGCTTCAGCTCAGGCCCTTGCAGCCGATGGGAAGGAGTACACACAAATTTCCCCACCTGAGTCTGTCAACCTCAACAAGCCCCTAGAGCCCACAGATCCCTCTCTGAGCAAAG GCATTTCAGGGACAGCAGTGGAGGAGGCTCAGGAGcttcctctctgcagctgcCGAATGGAGACGCCCAAGAGCCGAGAGATTCTCATCCTGGCAGACAGGAAATGTATGGCCACAGAGAGCGTTGATGGACAGCTGACTCGCTGCCAGGGGGCTGTACTGAAACATGAAATGATGCGTCCCTCTAACTCTGTTCAGCTGCTGGTTCTGTGCGAGGACCACCGCAATGGCATGGTGAAGCACCAGTGCTGCCCTGGCTGTGGCTTCTTCTGCAGAGCC gggACTTTTATGGAATGCCAACCAGACATCAGCATCTCTCATCGTTTCCATCGAGCTTGTGCCTCGGTGCTGAAAGGTCAAAGCTTCTGTCCCCACTGTGGAGAAGAGGCCAGCAAGGCCAAGGAGGTCACCATTGCCAAGGCTGACACCACCTCCACTGTTCCTCCCACGCTTGCACATGGACCTGCCACACCTGGGACCCTTGAGGGCCGGGCAGACACCACCACTGGCAG CTTTGTTCGCCCGGCTGTGGGAACAGACATCAGTGGCAGGGCTGACAGCTCGCTGTCAGTTCATTCTGCACATGGACTTGACATCTCGGTTCTTCCTGGGTCATCCAGAACCACAATACTACAGGCTGGGTCCGGAACAACAGCCCCATCTACAATTCTCCCAGCACCACCTAGAGAGACACTTGAGAGCATACTGGTTGCTCTCGACACAGAGAA GCCCAAGAAGCTGCGTTTTCACCCCAAGCAACTTTACCTCTCAGCCAAACAAGGAGAACTCAAAAGGGTGTTGCTCATGTTGG TGGACGGCACTGACCCTAACTTCAAAATGGAATCTCAGAACAAACGCACCCCTCTCCACGCTGCCGCTGAAGGAGGACACAAAGACATTTGTCACATGCTCGTACAA GCTGGTGCAAACCTGGACATGTGTGATGAAGATCAGCGGACGCCATTGATGGAGGCCTGTGAGAACAACCACATGGAGACGGTACTGTACCTGCTGAGAGCTGGAGCCAGTGCCACGCACAAG GATGTTGAAGGGTTTACATGTCTCCACCTAGCGGCAAAGTCTGGTCATTACAGCATTGTCGAGCATCTCTTGTCTACAGGACTGATCAACATCAACTGTCAG GATGATGGTGGTTGGACAGCCATGATCTGGGCTACAGAGTACAAACATGTGGACCAGGTGAAGCTGCTTCTGTCCAAAGGAGCTGACATAAGCATCAGAGATAAG GAAGAGAACATCTGCCTCCATTGGGCAGCTTTCTCAGGCAGTGTGGAGAttgctgagctgctgctgaatgCCCACAGTAATCTGCAAGCTGTCAACATCCATGGAGACTCTCCTCTACACATCGCTGCTCGGGAGAATCGCCTAGATTGTGTCAC gcttctcctgTCTCGAGGAGCAGATGTGTTCCTCAAGAACCGCGAGGGAGAAACTCCTCCAGACTGCTGCAACCACAATTCCAAGGCCTGGGCAGTGCTGCAGGCCAacaggagggagagggaagCCAAGAACATCAGACTCGGTCGAGCAGAGGAAAAAGTCCTTCACAG TGATATAGCTCTGGGCCAAGAGAGAGTTCCCATCCCCTGTGTCAACTCTGTGGACAGTGAACCTTACCCAGACGACTACAAATACATCCCCGAAAACTGTGTCACTTCCCCCATGAATATTGACAGAAACATAACTCACTTACAG TACTGTGTTTGTAAGGAAGACTGTTCGGCAAGTATCTGCATGTGTGGACAACTCAGTCTGCGCTGTTGGTATGACAAG GGTGGTCGTCTTCTTCCTGAATTCTGCCGTGAGGAGCCTCCCCTCATCTTTGAGTGCAACCATGCGTGCTCCTGTTGGAGGACCTGCAAGAACCGCGTAGTGCAAAATGGACTCAG GACCAGGCTTCAGCTCTTCAGGACCAGTAAGAAGGGTTGGGGTGTTCGGGCACTGCAAGACATACCGCAGGGGACCTTTATATGCGA GTATGTAGGTGAGATCATCTCTGAAGCAGAAGCAGACATGAGGCAAAACGATGCTTACTTGTTCAGTCTGGAAGATAAG ttagaGCCTTTCTCTTATTTTCCCTCCCAGCCACAAGACTTATATTGCATCGATGCCCGTTTCTATGGAAACATCAGCCGCTTTCTCAATCACATGTGTGAGCCCAACTTGTTTGCCTGTCGAGTGTTCACAACGCACCAGGACCTTCGTTTCCCACACATTGCCTTCTTTGCCAGTGAAAACATAAAGGCTGGAGAGGAGCTCGG ATTTAACTATGGTGACCACTTCTGGGAAGTCAAAAGCAAACTGTTCAGCTGCGAATGTGGTTCTTCCAAATGCAAGTACTCATCAGCAGCCATGACATCACTGCAGGCCGACAGCACACCAGAGGACCAGCAGCAGCCCAGTGCGTCGCCTGACACCAGCTCTTCCAACAGTCCCTCCAGTCCTTCATAA